A DNA window from Lachancea thermotolerans CBS 6340 chromosome G complete sequence contains the following coding sequences:
- a CDS encoding transaldolase (highly similar to uniprot|P15019 Saccharomyces cerevisiae YLR354C TAL1 Transaldolase enzyme in the pentose phosphate pathway): MAHVDKKQKQSNSLEQLKATGTVVVSDTGDFESIAKYTPQDATTNPSLILAAAQQKAYAKLIDTAVAYGKKHGKTLEEQTDQAVDMLLVEFGKAILQIVPGRVSTEVDARLSFDKDATVAKALHIISLYEDAGISRERVLIKIASTWEGIQAAKELEEKHNIHVNLTLLFSFSQAVAAAEANVTLISPFVGRILDWYKNNTKEEYTSETDPGVKSVKKIYNYYKKHGYKTIVMGASFRNVGEIKALAGVDFLTISPKLLEDLLNSQDPVPQVLDPETAKADGDEKVSFINDESAFRFDLNEDAMATEKLSEGIRKFSADIVTLFKLIEGKIQA, from the coding sequence ATGGCTCACGTTgacaagaaacaaaagcaaTCCAACTCTTTGGAACAGTTGAAGGCCACCGGCACTGTTGTGGTTTCCGACACTGGTGACTTCGAGTCCATCGCCAAGTACACTCCACAGGACGCCACCACCAACCCATCGTTGATCCTGGCCGCTGCCCAGCAAAAGGCGTACGCCAAGCTGATCGACACCGCCGTCGCTTACGGTAAGAAGCACGGTAAGACCCTCGAGGAACAGACCGACCAGGCCGTCGACATGCTGCTGGTCGAGTTCGGCAAGGCCATCTTGCAGATCGTTCCTGGCAGAGTCTCCACTGAGGTCGACGCCAGATTGTCTTTCGACAAGGACGCCACCGTGGCCAAGGCCCTCCACATCATCAGCCTGTACGAAGATGCTGGCATCAGCCGTGAGAGAGTCCTGATCAAGATCGCCTCCACCTGGGAGGGTATCCAGGCCGCCAAGGAGCTAGAAGAGAAGCACAACATCCACGTCAACTTGACCCTGTTGTTCTCTTTCTCCCAGGCTGTTGCCGCCGCCGAGGCTAACGTGACCTTGATCTCGCCTTTCGTTGGCAGAATCTTGGATTGGTACAAGAACAACACCAAGGAGGAGTACACTTCCGAGACTGACCCAGGTGTCAAGtctgtcaagaagatctACAATTACTACAAGAAGCACGGCTACAAGACCATCGTCATGGgtgcttctttcagaaacGTCGGTGAGATCAAGGCTCTTGCTGGTGTCGACTTCTTGACCATCTCTCCTAAGCTGTTGGAGGATTTGCTGAACTCCCAGGACCCTGTCCCACAAGTCTTGGACCCAGAGACCGCCAAGGCCGACGGCGACGAGAAGGTTTCTTTCATCAACGACGAGAGCGCTTTCAGATTCGACCTAAACGAAGACGCCATGGCTACCGAGAAGCTATCTGAGGGTATTAGAAAGTTCTCTGCGGACATCGTCACCTTGTTCAAGCTGATCGAGGGCAAGATCCAAGCCTAA
- the MTE1 gene encoding Mte1p (weakly similar to uniprot|P53227 Saccharomyces cerevisiae YGR042W Hypothetical ORF), with translation MLSRTSQTSHIKEYYCQYTDQLLKKHKTWHDGRLKFFELNKKFQLFTVDDNVLLGSGFVTNVRRLERILSESFFGKEEHKIFSQFLVIIDCLEREYDRDIGTLAREGLTPYNIKVHPGTALAPSPSNQNTKLRRESPQPSSHQDTLALRFNTPFRRPRMAPREITAASINTPPTKKQLKQPLLRKSVTRTTAEPVEKQSVSLALDASKMGCGQLQQRTSRRRKKTVVIAPGPQAGFEDSGNLSSPGPSLSTELALSKAHPQPIAQHWNISTFRINKKKTTIYHEPIKL, from the coding sequence ATGCTCAGTCGAACTTCCCAAACATCTCATATCAAAGAGTACTACTGCCAATATACGgatcagcttttgaagaaacacaAAACCTGGCATGACGGGCgtttgaagttcttcgaaCTTAACAAGAAATTTCAGTTGTTCACTGTCGATGACAACGTGCTGCTTGGCAGCGGTTTTGTGACAAATGTCCGCCGGCTGGAGCGCATTTTGAGTGAGTCTTTCTTTGGAAAGGAAGAGCACAAGATTTTTAGCCAGTTTCTGGTAATAATCGACTGTCTGGAACGTGAATATGATCGAGATATCGGGACACTGGCCAGGGAAGGACTGACACCCTATAATATTAAAGTTCACCCCGGAACCGCGCTTGCGCCCAGTCCCAGCAATCAAAATACCAAACTGCGACGTGAATCACCTCAGCCTTCAAGCCATCAGGATACTCTCGCGTTGCGTTTCAATACGCCATTTAGACGACCGAGGATGGCCCCGAGGGAAATTACCGCGGCTTCCATAAACACCCCTCCCACAAAGaagcagctcaagcaaCCCCTGCTCCGCAAATCCGTCACGAGGACTACCGCTGAACCGGTAGAAAAGCAGTCGGTTTCACTTGCGCTAGAcgcatcaaaaatgggGTGCGGTCAGCTGCAACAGAGAACATCACGAAGGCGGAAGAAGACCGTTGTCATCGCCCCTGGGCCACAAGCTGGCTTCGAGGACTCAGGAAATTTAAGCAGCCCCGGTCCGAGCCTCAGCACGGAACTGGCTTTAAGCAAGGCGCATCCGCAGCCTATAGCTCAGCATTGGAATATTAGCACATTTCgcatcaacaaaaagaaaacTACGATCTACCATGAACCCATCAAATTGTGA